Within the Neorhodopirellula lusitana genome, the region AGTGCCGATCTTGTTGCCACCCGATTTTCAACAGCCAGCGACTAACCGCGAAGTGCTTTCGCTAGTGGACACAGTTTCATTGCATCGGGGGCACCGCTGCGGTATTTGTGCAGGAGCTTGCGGGACTGCTCGGCGAGTTGACGCCGCACCTCCCGGCGTTCTCCTTTCACTCGAGCGATCTTCATGTCGTCGTAGCCGGTGGTTTGATGACGCATCCAAGCGATCACCGCCGACTCCGCACGTCGCTGAATCGGAATCCGTTCGGTCCGAGCCACCGTGCCACTGCCCACCGGCGTCGCGTGCTGTGTTACGGCGGTCGCGAATCGCCGAGCCATGGCTTCGTATTGATCATCGAATCTCAAGAACTTCACCACCGCCCCGTGGAAGTCCTCCACATAGGCTTCCTGTTTCTCGTCTCGCTTCTTCTTGGCCGCTTGTTTCGCCTTCGCGTAGGTGGCCGTCGAGCGAGTTGCCTCCATCGACTCACGAGCCTTGGCGATTTGATCGGCCTTCGCCCACAGCCCCTTGGAAAACATCCGCCGCCCCTTCTTCTCCTTCACCGTCCAGGTCGGTCCGGCCGCCTTCACACGCCGGGTCACGCCCGCATCTCCAGGCGGCAGCAGTTCCCAACCCACCGGAATCTGGGCAAAGTCACCACTTTCCAGCCGAACCGTTTTGTCATC harbors:
- a CDS encoding DUF2293 domain-containing protein, translating into MTAPPLDQQTLVVAPGKDDKTVRLESGDFAQIPVGWELLPPGDAGVTRRVKAAGPTWTVKEKKGRRMFSKGLWAKADQIAKARESMEATRSTATYAKAKQAAKKKRDEKQEAYVEDFHGAVVKFLRFDDQYEAMARRFATAVTQHATPVGSGTVARTERIPIQRRAESAVIAWMRHQTTGYDDMKIARVKGERREVRRQLAEQSRKLLHKYRSGAPDAMKLCPLAKALRG